GCAGAAAACCTAGAAAGTCAAATGAGTTTTGTAATCTACTTGCAAACCAACAAGGTCTGAAACAACAGCGGCCTGTAACGACACAAGCGCTTGCTGGAAACCATGTGGACTAAATCACAAGAACTAATGAAGATGCTTTGAACCATCGGGACGCACTAATAATTCACTAATGATTATTTTCCACCGGACAGCAGCGCATTCAGAGGAGATGAAATATTGGCTCTTGTACAACGGGTGGAGAAacggtgggggggggggggggtgaaggCTGCACTGTCAGCTTCTTCACATACAGGACTGAAAGAAACCAATGCTAATAAATCAACAGTGCTTTTAATCTCACAATGACTCATAATAACACTTTCACAAGACAAaagcagaaagaaagaaaaacacaaagtcTCGCTGGAAATATCTCTGGGTTTACAGCGTTAAAAGACACACAACTGATGCACAACAAAGTGAGACACTACATTGACAACACCACTACAGACTGATACACAAAACATGAACAGCAGACTTACAACACAGCACAACACACAGCTTAAGATGCAACACACAACAGTACACTTACAGCAAAGCATGAATAACcacacagaaacacaaaacTGATGCAAAAATAGGCACAAAAGATGGACAACTAACAGACAcaacacaacaaaaaaaaatgtacaacaGACATCAACACAAATCAGACACAAAGCAACAGAGCACAACAACACACATAAACAATATACAACAGAGTACAGTATGTAGACTTACAACAgagcacaacacacacaacagacaaatgataaacacaaaactgatgcacaacaaaacaagagagaataaaatacacacagatcacacaaaCATGCCaaagaaaatacattaaaaaactcAACAGAACACCACAAACACAGACAAAAGACACACATAACACAACACACAACAGAGTATACTATGTACGACACACAATTATAAACACATAAGAGATCACACAACATGAAAAAgaagatatataaaaaaactcaACAGAACACAATAAACACAGACAGGAGACACacataaaacaacacataaCATAAGAGAGTACAATATGTACAACACACAATTATTAACACAAAGACACAAGAGATCACACAACATGCAAAGGAAGATACACAAACAACTCAACAGAACACCacaacaaacacagacaaaaGACACACATAAAACAACACACAACAGAGTACAATATGTACATCACACACAATTATTAACACACAGACAGAAGAGATCACACAACATGCAAAGCAAGATACATATAAAACTCAATAGAACacaacagacacagacagaagacacacataaaacaacacataaCATAAGAGAGTACAATATGTACAACACACAATTattaacacacagacacaagagATCACACAACATGCAAATGAAGATACATAAAAAACTCAATAGAGCacaacaaacacagacaaaaGACACACATAAAACAACACACAACAGAGTACAATATGTACATCACACACAATTATTAACACACAGACAGAAGAGATCACACAACATGCAAAGCAAGATACATATAAAACTCAATAGAACacaacagacacagacagaagacacacataaaacaacacataaCATAAGAGAGTACAATATGTACAACACACAATTattaacacacagacacaagagATCACACAACATGCAAATGAAGATACATAAAAAACTCAATAGAGCacaacaaacacagacaaaagacacacataaaacaccacacaacAGAGTACAATATGTACAACACACACAATTATTAACACATAGACACACAGCAGATCACACAACATGCAAaagaaaatacataaaaaaactcAACAGAACACCACAAACACAGACAAAAGACACACAAAACCACACACATCAGAAGACCACAAACACAGACAAAAGACACACATAAAACAACACACAACAGAGTACAATATGTACGATACACACAATTATAAACACATAGACAAatgagataaaaaaaaaaacatgcaaaggAAGATACATATAAAACTCAACAGAacacaacaaacacagacaaaaGACACACAACAGAGTACAATATGTAAAACACACAATTattaacacacagacacaagagATCACACAACATGCAAAAgaagataaataaaaaaactcaacAGAACCacaacaaacacagacagaagacacacaaaacaacacaaaacagaacaccacaaacacagacagaagacacagatataaacaacacacaaCAAAGTACAATATGTACAACACACAATTattaacacacagacacaagagATCACACAACATGCAAATGAagatacataaaaaaaactcaacagaaccacaacaaacacagacagaagacacacaaaacaacacaaaacagaACACCACAAACACAGACAAAAGACACACATAAAACAACACACAACAGAGTACAATATGTACAACACACAGTTATTAACACAAAGACACAAGAGATCATACAACATGCAAATGAAGATACATAAAAATACTCAACAGAACCacaacaaacacagacagaagacacacaaaacaaaacacaacaaagacagacagaagacacacataaaacaccacacaacAGAGTACAATATTTACACTTACCCAgagcacaacacacacaacagattattaaaacaaagacacaagagataaaaaaacatgcaaaagaAGATACATAAAAAACCCAACAGagcacaacacaaacaaaagacacataaaacaacacaaaacagatGCAAAACAAACAACACAGAGTGACACACAAAAGATGTACAGCAAACATCCACAAACATCAGATAAGCACCACACAGCCACAAAGACAATACACAACAGAGCACAGTATGTACACTTACAACAGagcaaaacacacacaacagattattaacacacagacacaaacaaaagacgcacaaacacacacacacacacacacacacacacacacacacacacacacacacacacacacacacacacacacaacagatGTACTAACAGACACAACAGACAAATTATTaggacacagacacacaaactgatgcacaacacacacacaacactgatGCACAACAAAGAACTTACAGCAGACTTACAACAGACATTCACACAAATCAGACACAAAGCAACAGAGCACAACaccaaaaacataaacaatacaAAACAGAGTAAAGTATGCACACTTACAACaggcacaacacacacaacaggtgattaacacacatacacacaaaactgATGCACAACAAAACAGAATAAAAGGAACACAACACAAGTACCAGACACACAGCAGATCACACAACATGCAAAAGAAGATACACAAAAAACTCAAGAGAGCACAACACAGACAGAAGACACacataaaacaacaaaacagatacataacaaacaacaacaacacagagTGACACACAAAAGATGTACATCAGACTTACAACAGACTGCAACTGAGCACAACACAAATTAACATAAACAATACACAACAgagcacaacacacacaacagacaaatgataaacacacacacacacaaaattgaAACACAGCAGAGGTACAACTAACACACAACACAAAACAGAagcacaacaaacacacaacagaGTAGAGTATGTACACTTAGGACAAaagcacaacacacacaacagaCAAATgataaacacacagacacacaaaactTATGTACAACTAATACACCACAACACAAATCAGATGCAAAACAATGTTGCATAATGCAAAACATGCACACTGGATAAAAAACAGATATCACAACAAATCAAGCACACAACACACAACCATATCATCACAAAAACTGAATAAAGTATGTGTACCTTAACCGAGCACAACACACATttcaaacacacagacacacaaatctCATTGCAGAAAAAAGCTGAACAGGTGCACAACAGctaacaaacacaacacagatgtacaacaaaacataaacagtaGACTTACAACAAAAATCATACACACAGACAAGTAAACAACACAACATATGCAATAACAACACACTTTTCATTGCTGTAGTTTAAGGGTCTGCAGACAGTGTGTTTTATTTGACCCTTGGGAGTTAAATTAATGCCCCCCATCAGAGAGGCTCATAACGGTGACCATGACAACCACACGGGCCGCGGGCACGCGCACTGCATCAGCACGTGAACGGGCCGAACTTAATCTCCAGAAATAAATGACAACATTACACATTGACCACCTGGCACGCATTTCTAAGAGAAATTACAGATAATTGTTAATAAAAGCAACTCAGATAATCATGTTAATATATCATCTAAAAATATTGACGGCATAACGATAATACAATATGACACAATGATATCGCGGTAACACGAACAAACATAACAGGTTGACAAACACATGTGGTTATGAGTTCTTATGTCTGTCCTTACCTTTAGGAGTCTCTGTTTCTCCCTCTCGTGCTCATGCAGACTTTCATCCATCAATTATCATGCACTAACGCATCAGACGAGTGTGCACGATCCGATTACATCTGACGGGTGCGCCTGCGTGTGCGGTCGGGTCAAATCAGATATGTGTTTTTAGATCtcaagtgtgtgtgttttccgCTGCgcatgatgatgaagatgagaaTGCAGGAGTCCCACCCCTGCAATGCAACTTCAGCACCAATACACaagcgcacgcacgcacacacacccgGGAGCGCGCGCAGACAAATCCACAATTAATCTAATTGCAAGTAAAACGACGCGCGCTGCAAAAAAGCCGAATTTTGGTAGATGGCCCTGCATCAATAGTATTTTACTTAATTACTACACAAAACtgaaaactatttaaaatgattcaacagtaaaattaatttgaaaaataaatgttacagaacagtgatgttaaaatgtaataaatgcaGGGTCCTAGAGACATTTAGAGCTGGACTATTTTTTTCTGCTAAACTTACTAGTTAACACTGAGCTGCTGATGTTGCAGAATCTGACAAAAATTGGCCGTTTTGCGTTGTCCCCATAATGTCCTATAATACACCCCTACACGTTTCTCTGGAATACTTGATTCTAATTGGTTATTCCCTGACAATATCATTAAAAACTGATAACAGGCCCCTCATCCGTGACGGTAGATTAAATGTTAGGTGACCGGTACTACTTCCGTGTTTAATGTATTACTCCGCTGCTTCTTTTCTCATAGTTTGAATAAGTTACAAATGAGCTAATAAAAGATTTCAAATAATTTCAGATCTAATAATTAATTTATGTAGCAGATTGCCATGTAATAATCTGGAAAATATACATTGTTATCGCATAATAAAACATGTCAGGGTGACTATTAGTCATTAGCTTATTAGtcagcaaataaaaaacaaaaactttgaTTTTTATGACACGCCCCTTTTaatagttaaataaattttacttcTCTTATAAGTAGGCTAGGCccgtttataaaaataataagtaaacaGAGTACTCATTGGTTTCTGATCTTATTCAGTCTTACGAAGATACGAGCGCCCTCACGTGGCTAGAAATGGGACAAACAACAACATTACCTTATTCAGCTCAGAAACACAGTAAATAACCATTAAACATTAATTATTTAAAGTGTCACTAAGTTCTAATAAGTAAACCATAAAATAaccaaaacacacaaaatgtcccagtgaaaacaaacatttatttacaaggTGCCAACCAAATAGCTGGCAAGAATGTTGCAGGAGTGATGCCAAGTTAGTGTCGCTGTGCGATTACATAAAGTAAATACAGAAAAGACATCGAAAATGTCATGTGGAGTATAAAAGATAACATCCGAGAGCCGTAAGTGTTAAAAgagtttttacaaaaactgcatCACGTGATTTTATCAGACAAGCTCAAAATAGAAAACATTCATTCAAAATTTAAGAGTTAAATAAAgggaaaagagaaaaaataaaatgcagagctaaaatatttacaattttgcaacaaattttaaatgatttacatTTCAGTATACATCCATAAAAGCTTTTTTAGTCTTCAAAGATGTGGACCATCAGTTCATCTGAGCTGGTCTGGTCCACCAGTATTCAGTGCGTGATCGTGGAGTTCAAAATTCCAGTCTTGACATTGGATTTAGATGCACTTGAGAGCCCCCGCTgcgaaaaaaataaataaaaaaaataaacatcttACTACAAGTTCTTTATTCCTGGATAAAAGAAACAAGAAACTAATTTCATGAAATGCagttttagtttattttattttttaggtaAACAAGAATTAGGGCATTGGGATATTTTAAAGGGCTCCTCTTAAAGGAATTGTTCACCCAAATATGACAATTCTCTCATCCTCATGCAATCCCAGATGTATATCTGTACTAAACGTCATACATTAGTGTTGTAAATGAAGAGAAATTTCATATTTGGATGAAGCATTTCTTCAAGATCAAACTTCAGAAGCCCAAGTGCTCACTTCatacacacaagcacacaaaCCCTCCGCCATTAGTCAGGTTATTAGCAGGGACAGAGAGGAGCGTGTTAGTGTGTTGGATAGTGAACGTCAACTATACAGACCTGGATACTGCAGTGGATTCAGAAACCTTCAAAGACAGAAGGCAAAATTAACACACAGGTGCCACTCACTGATCTCAGGTCTACTAATCCATCTCTGTTTCTGTGTCTGTCTATGTGCTGCTTATTTGTCTAAACTCCTAACGTAATGCTTGCAAGAACTTACAGTAAACTCAGAGTAGGAGGAGGCCACAGACGTGATGGAGTAATTTCTGCTAGGACTGGAGGTCATAGTGCGCAAAGCTCCGCTCAGTTGAGAAATATTCTCCTTATTCCTCTCCAGACCGCGAGGAGTTCGGCCACGAGCGGGTGTACGTGCGCTCAACTAGCGACAGAAGAGGAGTTTACAACCAGATGAGTCAAGTTTTGGagataaagaataaaaaaaaggaaattacGATTGTAGTGAGTTTTAAAGCTTAAAGGATATGATAGATCGACGCGAGTGTGACAGATACAATGGACAATGAGAGAAAAAGCGAGAAGATGGTCAGAACAAAACTGATggctagatagatagatagatagatagatagacaaagaaaaatggAATAACAGATGTAGAGAGATGGATGGttgaaaaatttatttaaagagaGGAGttacaaaaagaaataaatggtaaagaaagaaagaagtaaAAAACACTTAAGATTAAGAAGGACTAACATAAAAGAAGGGAATGAAAGAGTAAAGGAAAGATAGGAAAAAGAGAGTAAAAAGAAATGGAATAACAATTGGAGAGAGATGATAGAAAAAAGAAAGGCATAAAAAGAAAGAATTAAAAGAATAAAAGTAGTAAAAAACACTTAAAGAAAAAAGTACTGAAAGAGTCTTTctgtctttaactctttcattcATGTTAGTCTTTCTCATTTCTTTTTGttacttctttctttcttttctttaactttctttctttttacatTTGCTTCTTTTGTCTTAATCAAAGAAAGAAATGAGTCAAGAAAGAAAGACAAGGCAAAAGAAGTGAACATAAAaagttaaagaaaaaaagtcaaAGAAAAGcgtaagaaagaaaaaaagaggcAAAGAAAGGATTAACAAAAAAGGTAAAGACTAACACGAATGAAGGGAATGAAAGTCTCTTTActcatttctttttttactcTTTCATTCCCTTCATTCATGTTGGTCTATATTATTTCTTTCCCTTTTCTTTTTGTTACTTCTTTTTGTACCTCTTTTTTCTTTAACTTTAAGGTTTAcattttgtctttctttcttttactatgacaaaataagtgaacataaaAGAAAAAAGGTTAGAGAAAGTAAAAGAAAAGagtaagaaagaaaaaaaaagttaaaaaagaaaaaaaaaaagaaagaagtaaTAAAAACGAAAATTAGACTAACATGAAAGAGTAAAGGAAAgataagaaaaagaaagagtaaACGAAATGGAATAACAAATGGAGAGAGAGGGATAGAAAAACAGAAAGGCATAAAAAGGTAAAAAACGAAAGAATAAAAGAAAGTAAAAAACACTTAAAGGATTAAGAAAAAAGACTAACATGAAAGAGTAAAGGaaagataataaaaagaaagagTAAACGAAATGGAAAAACAAATGGAGAGGGatagaaaaaagaaagacataaaaaggtaaaaaaacgaaaatataaaagtaaaaaacactTAAAGGGTTAAGAAAAGACTAACATGAAAGAGAAGAGGAAAGAAATGAGTAAAGGAAAGATAAGAAAAAGAATGAGTAAACAAAATGGAAAAACAAAGAGAGAGggatagaaaaaaaataaaggcataaaaagaaaaaaaggttTCAAAACGTAAGAGTAAAAGAAAGAAAGTAGTAAAAAAGGAGTAGGAAAAGACTTACATGAAAGGAGGGAAAGAAATAATCTTTTTTTCTTTACTCATTTCTTTTACTAAGACAAAAGAaaagaataaaagaaagaaaagaggagtaataaaaataaataggaGATTTAAAGAAAGCAAGAAAGAGTTAAAGAGAGTAAAACAAGAtggttaataaaaataaagaaatggtAAAGAAATGAAAGAAATTATTGAAAGAAAGATCAAACAGACTTAGAGAAACAGGGAAgcggaagtaaaaaaaaaagatacaaaaaaaCGAGAGTAAAATAAAACCTGACGAATGGATAAAGAGATCGACTGATAAAGTGAGAGGCTGGATAGTTTGACAGAGAACAGGTACTATAAGAGAAAATAAATagacagacggatagacagatagagagaCTGATAGaatgatggatagatagataaacagtATAATACAACAGATAGCTACACAACAGCTCAACTTACTTTGCTGGTGGAAAGGGGCGGTCTCATGGCAGGGGAGGAGCAAATGGACCGAAGTGTCGTGTTGGGGGTGGAGCTACACACGCTTGACGTTGAGATCatctaaagaaagaaagaaatcataACTATTGGGGATTTATTGATCAAGTTTTAATGCTCGTCCTCTTATAACTGTGCTTGGCtgaaataatgactttatttattACACAAACTCTTCTCTATATTAATCAGGTGATGTAGCCATATGGGTACCTTGCGTGTTTTGCCTGGTGTCGGTGTGGTAGCGAGTCTTCTTTTGGTAGGTGTCCTGAGAACCGTGCCATACAGCAGATCTTCCTCAGTCTGTTTAATTTTCTTCATTTGCTGCCCAACACAACAGATAAAGTCAGAACAAGCAACCCTAATGAAGAACTTCATGAGATCAAATAAAACTTGTCACATACTCGCTCttgtttctctctttctttctccatGCGGTGCAGAGTCCATTGATCTTCGACGTACTGCAGGAACGGCTGCCCGTTCACCCGAAACTCTTTAGCGTGCTCGGCTTCCCACAGGTCAATTTGAGCTTTCAGACTCTTCTCCAGCTGACCAACAAACAGAGACAAATTAGTATACGAGGCGTTCGGGTTGATCGCACAGCAGGGTTTGTACGTGCAGATGAGATCTAACCTTCGGCAGGCTCTTCTGCAGATCGGCTCTCTGTTTCTCCTCCTTCAGCAGGTTTCCGCCTCTGTTGTTAAAGCGCGATGGGTCTGTGGCTTTTTTCTGATGGGTGAAAGGAAGTGAAggataatgatgatgatggtcAATTCAGCTGTGTCACAACTTAAAACCTGCTTATTTAGTCAATATAGGATTTAGGCAAATGATCACCTCTAGCTCCTGATAAAGAGTCCAGTTGCTGCTCCAGGTGGAAATGGCATTGTATAACTCACTGTGTTCAGTATAATCCTGCTTCAGTCGCTCCAGTTCCTGCTCGTGATCATGCAGAACAATCTCGTCCATATCATCTAACAGAACAAAAGACACAAGTGTTAACCAATCACTGTTTTAAATATGCCTGGCTAGATGGCATACTATCCACAATTACGCATCTCTGATTGCTTTTCTGGCCAATTTTAccttgcctgtgaaaacccagctagtctattttgtgaaaatataaaattgAAATCTTTCATACTGACTTGAGTAagatcataaaaaatattgaaatcaatgtaaaaaaatctaacgtttcatcattagattataagactttagcctggattttacaaACCTCATTACCCACCAACCCTATAAAAAGAATTATTGTGAATGATTTTATTTCATCATTGAtggtttattttacacacacacacacacacacacacacacacacacacacacacacacacacacacacacacacacacacacacacacacacacacacacacacacacacacacacacacaccgatgACCACGGTAGATTATATCAAGGCAATCAAAATAGGTGGAAAAACACATCCGAACTCACACTGTGATTATTTGTGTATGTAGGCTCTGCAAATTATCTGTATGTATTGGTATCAGTAGACATCAAAGAGTAAaaattagagatgcaccgatattacATTTTCCACAGATAGCCGAtaattcagactgatatctgccaATACCGATAGttgtattaaatttaaattaactCAACTCAACTCTGAAGATtcaattttctaaaatgtattcattcatataatgaccgttaatattgaacattaaactaatTACTTTTATACACACAGCTCAAATTCATGGCATTTTCTTGTTTTGATTAGCAGGATATATCTATCGATCATCCGATAGTGTAAAAAAACCTGCCTTTATCGTCCGAAACTGATTATCGGCCGAGATATCGGGACATCTCTATTAAAAAGCTAAACTTTGACGTCTACGATAATTTAGCTTTTTTAAGaaggtcacattcttcctgATCACATTTTTCAAACTTAAGTTGTGTAATCTTGctgtaatagcataaataaatgaaaaaactCAAAGTTCACTAAACTCTTCCCACAGGAATACATCCGttgccagctaagctcaaacggctctgctaagctaagctgctgttgaatcacaacacactaattccgcttttccattgcatagtaccccacggtttagtttagtttgggtcgggtcagctcacctcactttggagTGGTAAGCTTTTCCATCTGGTaacacttcgcagtgggagggattataggcgtgtcgttatatttgcgctgcatactgctatgacatcatacaagtgagagcgttgttgtacattcccatacatttatttatttctcagtccgccacaatatcaaaattggccaccacaaatagatgtttgcacatcgcgtttatcactacatCTGTCGTACAttacagtttctgttcaaacacccgacccctggcgtcagtcgacggcgctccgctgattctcattcaagttgcatttaagcatatataatgcggacgtgctcGTCGTGAATGTCCCGCCACAAattgcaagtctggaaaaaattatatagtgtccctgattctcaacATGTGGAagtttttcattgctaaaaggaagtttggaaacttatagcagagcacagatgacaacatgtttcctcgagacagcgcaagctagcactgaggtaaagctaatctttacattatagcgatgacgtgacgattctctcagaccaatcagtgatctacggTGTTTTcccgtcacgtttggtatcagctcgggtcgcttggaaccccaaccgaggtggtacggaAAAAAGTATCGGTTCTATGTACTGCACGCAGTGGAAAAGCTCaaaaaagtaagctgacccgacccaaactaaaccaaaccgtggggtactatgcaatggaaaagcgccataaacaaactacacaatcagaactcgttacgcaTTTCTAAAGGAGAGACtttatagaacaaggaagacatcagcctgttttgaggacagtgaaaaccgcattttttttacacagaaacatgaacacatgttaaatTGCATGTCCGAAATCTAGCATATAGCGTACCACTATAATAAGAAGTGAAGGCTTGTCTCTGCTCCGGGCTGTAGTAACACTTCTCCCAAAACTTGACGATCTCCGATCTGATGGTGCGAATAACACGctcaatgtttttctttttcatgtccTCCAAAAGCTGAAGCTCTGCCTGCAGCTGTATAGAAAGAGAAACAGGCACGGTCGCTTAAAACATGCTTTACAATCTCAAAGTGAACATCATGACCTACATTAGTGTTTGTGTACACTCACTGAATTCAGATTGCTCTTTGTGCTAGCGTGCGATTGCTGAATCAGTCTCTCTTCATCGGGAATCTGCAACATTTCCCACAATTCCTCGATCCGACCACGGACGGACACACAAAGCGCATCCGTCTCGGCTTTACGAGTCTCCAGCTAAAATAAAGCGCGCAAACATGACAACAGCTCAATGGATATTTTATTAGCCAATAACATTTGTGATCCAGTGAGACAACAGATCCAGCTAACAAACAAATATCGAAGGTGTACCTGTTGGAGCAGCACTTTAAGTGAGTTGATATTTTCTAAAGAAAGGCAGAAGGCATCTTCATCTTCACACACGGCGTCTTTCTCAAAGGTGCTGTCCGGAAGCTGCTCCAGATCCTCCATCAATGCCGTGATCTGACGTTTCATTTCCACAAACTCAGCGTGGCGGCGTTCCTGTAAATGCAAGCAACCATAATGAACAAAGTTTGCTACATAGATACGCGAATATGATTTTATGTATATCTGTAGGTCACTTTGGACAAAAAGGTCGCTTTGTAAATTTATACTTCTCTTTTAAATGTATTGTTGCATACTAAATACTTAATAGCATGCAGTAAGTACATCACTCGTTTGTTTGCATACTTTTTCCTGG
The DNA window shown above is from Paramisgurnus dabryanus chromosome 23, PD_genome_1.1, whole genome shotgun sequence and carries:
- the prc1a gene encoding protein regulator of cytokinesis 1a isoform X1, with product MNKMRKSEIHAAESVSCLNKALCELKDIWEEIGIPEDQRLQRTDAVHMHIKNLLDMMIAEEEGLKKRLMTSIEACRKELSTLYDELQVSEYQDEDGLTMLQLEKDLRTQVKMLLKEKSERQSELKSLIQQDQDLCDVLCDDLYPIHPERVPSQQQLENYRQHIANLNQEKERRHAEFVEMKRQITALMEDLEQLPDSTFEKDAVCEDEDAFCLSLENINSLKVLLQQLETRKAETDALCVSVRGRIEELWEMLQIPDEERLIQQSHASTKSNLNSLQAELQLLEDMKKKNIERVIRTIRSEIVKFWEKCYYSPEQRQAFTSYYSDDMDEIVLHDHEQELERLKQDYTEHSELYNAISTWSSNWTLYQELEKKATDPSRFNNRGGNLLKEEKQRADLQKSLPKLEKSLKAQIDLWEAEHAKEFRVNGQPFLQYVEDQWTLHRMEKEREKQERQMKKIKQTEEDLLYGTVLRTPTKRRLATTPTPGKTRKMISTSSVCSSTPNTTLRSICSSPAMRPPLSTSKLSARTPARGRTPRGLERNKENISQLSGALRTMTSSPSRNYSITSVASSYSEFTVSESTAVSSGGSQVHLNPMSRLEF
- the prc1a gene encoding protein regulator of cytokinesis 1a isoform X2, which gives rise to MNKMRKSEIHAAESVSCLNKALCELKDIWEEIGIPEDQRLQRTDAVHMHIKNLLDMMIAEEEGLKKRLMTSIEACRKELSTLYDELQVSEYQDEDGLTMLQLEKDLRTQVKMLLKEKSERQSELKSLIQQDQDLCDVLCDDLYPIHPERVPSQQQLENYRQHIANLNQEKERRHAEFVEMKRQITALMEDLEQLPDSTFEKDAVCEDEDAFCLSLENINSLKVLLQQLETRKAETDALCVSVRGRIEELWEMLQIPDEERLIQQSHASTKSNLNSLQAELQLLEDMKKKNIERVIRTIRSEIVKFWEKCYYSPEQRQAFTSYYSDDMDEIVLHDHEQELERLKQDYTEHSELYNAISTWSSNWTLYQELEKKATDPSRFNNRGGNLLKEEKQRADLQKSLPKLEKSLKAQIDLWEAEHAKEFRVNGQPFLQYVEDQWTLHRMEKEREKQERQMKKIKQTEEDLLYGTVLRTPTKRRLATTPTPGKTRKMISTSSVCSSTPNTTLRSICSSPAMRPPLSTSKLSARTPARGRTPRGLERNKENISQLSGALRTMTSSPSRNYSITSVASSYSEFTRGLSSASKSNVKTGILNSTITH